In a genomic window of Schistocerca gregaria isolate iqSchGreg1 chromosome 5, iqSchGreg1.2, whole genome shotgun sequence:
- the LOC126272836 gene encoding oligosaccharyltransferase complex subunit ostc-B produces MEFMYRIPFYVLEVPNLKIKRPSWFHQPSAMVMFSLVLVSYFLVTGGIIYDVIVEPPSVGSTTDEHGHSRPVAFMPYRVNGQYIMEGLASSFLFTMGGLGFVVLDHTHSPSTPKLNRILLISVGFLCILVSFFTCWIFMRMKLPGYLQS; encoded by the exons ATGGAATTTATGTATAGAATACCTTTTTATGTCTTAGAAGTTCCTAACTTAAAAATAAAACGACCATCATGGTTTCATCAACCTTCTGCTATGGTTATGTTTTCTCTTGTGCTGGTGTCTTATTTTCTGGTAACCGGAG GTATTATTTATGACGTAATTGTTGAACCGCCGAGTGTTGGGTCGACAACAGATGAACATGGTCATTCGAGACCG GTTGCCTTCATGCCGTACCGTGTAAATGGACAGTACATAATGGAAGGATTAGCATCCAGTTTTCTTTTTACAATGGGTGGACTGGGATTTGTTGTGTTAGACCATACACACAGTCCTTCTACGCCCAAGCTCAATCGGATACTTCTAATATCTGTTGGATTCTTGTGCATTCTTGTGTCATTCTTCACATGTTGGATATTTATGCGCATGAAGTTGCC GGGATATCTGCAGTCATaa